A stretch of DNA from Pseudomonadota bacterium:
AACGATTGTATGGATGGCGCCAATTCTTGCACATGCGAGCATTGCAACGGGAAGCTGCCAGATCATGGGAAGATAAATAGCAACCCTGTCGCCTTTCCGCACGCCCCTCTTCTTCAGGACGTTGGCGAACCTGGATACGAGTTTCAGCATTTCTTTGTAGGTAAGTTTTACTACATCATCTTCGGGCTCGCCCTGGAAAAGAATAGCAACTTTATCGCCCTTTCCTTTCTCGATCTGAGCGTCAAGACAGTTGTATGAGATATTGGTCTTGCCGCCAATAAACCATTCGATTTCACCCTTGGAAAAATCTTCTCTGTTTACTTTCAACCACTTCTTATACCAGAATAATTCTGACGCTACGTTACCCCAGAACGTTTCCGGGTCCTGAATTGACTGCTTCCACATCTTTTCATACTGTTCCCGGCTGTTGACATACGCCTGTTCGACGAATTCCTTTGGTGGGTAATACTTGTTGTTTTCTTCCTTAATTACTGCCATACTCAACCTCCTGATTTAATATTGGATTGTGCTAATAATTTTCCGCTAAACGCATAATTATAAACATACCTGTATATGTTGTCAATAAAATCTTGTTAATATTTTCACAATAATATAATGTTTTGACATGTACACGTTATTCACAAAACACTTGATGATTGATCGTGAATTTTTATAATATAGAGCAAAATAATACTGAGGGAGATCATCATGTCGGACAATCAATCAATACAAGGGGCGCTGCAAAAATTAGCAGATGGAAACAAACGTTTCGTTGGCTCAAAGCTCACTCATCCCAACCAGACGGCAGAGCGCCGCAACGAGGTATCAAAAGGGCAGAAACCTTTTGCTGTTATCGTGGGCTGTTCTGATTCCCGGATCCCACCGGAAATCATTTTTGACCAGGGGCTCGGCGACCTTTTTGTAATCCGCGTGGCAGGTAATATCGTCGATGACATAGCCCTGGGGAGCATCGAGTATGCAGTTGACCATCTTGGCACTCCGCTTGTTGTTGTCCTTGGTCATGGGAAGTGTGGCGCTGTAACAGCCACTGTTCAGGGCGGAGAAGCGCACGGCCATATCGGGAGTATTGTAAAAACGATTGCCCCGGCTGTCGAGAAGGCAAAGGCACAATCAGGGGATTTGACGGACAATGCGATCAGGGCGAACGTTGAGCTTGTTGTTGAAAAGATTAAATCGTCGAAGCCGATTCTCGAGAAGGCATTAGAGCAGGGCGCAATAAAGATAGCGGGCGCCTATTACGACATAGAAACGGGAAAGGTTGATATTATAGCGTAGCGGAAAGTATCTTCTCCATCTCGTCGACATTTTTCTCTATGGTGTAGCCTTCGATCTTCTGCCTTGACTTTTTCCCCATTGTGTTCCGCAGGTTTTCATTGAAGAGGGACTTGATAGCTGCGGCTAATTGAGAAACGTTGCGGGGCTCATCGATTACATATCCTTCATTTTCAGATATGAGGGTCGAGGCTCCGTTCCATTTCGTTGTAATTGTGGGAAGCCCTGATGCCATAGATTCCATGGTGGTGAGGGAGCAGGCATCATAAAATGTGGGAGTGCGATTCCCTGTAAACAGTCTCAGGCGAAGCCTGTTCACCGAGAAAGGTTACGAGTTTGGACATGCTCAAATCCCGGATTAATCCTTGATAGCGTTCCTTTTTCCCTCTTCCCATGATAAAAAGGTGAAAATCCTTCCTTTCCCTTGAGAACTCACCGAGCGCAAGAAGGAGCGGGTGGAGGCCTTTAAGCCGGAAATTGCCGGCCGAAAAAAGGATTTTTAGATTTCCCGCCGGTTGTGTTTTTGCCGGCGTGAACCTTTCTGTATCCACGCCGTTATATACGATGTGAAAGTCATCATCGCCAAGGTTGTAATGTGCTGCCATATGGGTTTTAACCATATCGGAGATAGCCACGATTTTCCGGTACATTTTTTTTCGTATGGGGTATTCTGCGATCCATTCCTGGATTTTCTGGTTTATATTATTTTTTAACAGGA
This window harbors:
- a CDS encoding carbonic anhydrase, which encodes MSDNQSIQGALQKLADGNKRFVGSKLTHPNQTAERRNEVSKGQKPFAVIVGCSDSRIPPEIIFDQGLGDLFVIRVAGNIVDDIALGSIEYAVDHLGTPLVVVLGHGKCGAVTATVQGGEAHGHIGSIVKTIAPAVEKAKAQSGDLTDNAIRANVELVVEKIKSSKPILEKALEQGAIKIAGAYYDIETGKVDIIA
- a CDS encoding glycosyltransferase, producing the protein MNRLRLRLFTGNRTPTFYDACSLTTMESMASGLPTITTKWNGASTLISENEGYVIDEPRNVSQLAAAIKSLFNENLRNTMGKKSRQKIEGYTIEKNVDEMEKILSATL
- a CDS encoding glycosyltransferase family 4 protein, coding for MKIGLAIYNFDPKKGGAERYAYDLSSNLVKRGHEVFVFCSHGIEVPGIHLVKMNTATFPRWLRTLSFALNHKKSLKTVPVDVMLGFGNTFELDVYQSHGGVQKVWMEREIASYDDPKERRLKAILLKNNINQKIQEWIAEYPIRKKMYRKIVAISDMVKTHMAAHYNLGDDDFHIVYNGVDTERFTPAKTQPAGNLKILFSAGNFRLKGLHPLLLALGEFSRERKDFHLFIMGRGKKERYQGLIRDLSMSKLVTFLGEQASPETVYRESHSHIL